TTCAGGGTTGCGTAGCTATTTCGCAGAGCTGGTACCCTGGTTTCAGTTGTTAACGCTCTATAACGATTGTCGAATTTTTCAGGCCAAGAATGCCAAGGCGATTATCGAAGAAGTTTTTCAATCGCGCGGTTTCAGCGATTTCGAAATCAACACCACGCGTTCCTTTCGTGACCGTGAGTATACCGTTCAATATCGCGAATCTGATTTCGCATTCGTATGCCGATTGATGGAAGAAGAAGGGATTTACTATTTCTTCAAGCATGAGTCTGGTAAACACACCATGGTGTTAGGCGACGCCAATAGTACCTTCAGTGCCTGCCCGGAAGCCAATGCGCGTTATATCGAATCCGGTGCCAATGAAAACCATCTTTATGATTGGTCGCAACAGTTTGAATTAATCCCAGGTAAGTGGGTGCAACAGGATTACAACTTCACCAAGCCAAGTACGAATTTAATGACGAATACGTCAACGGTTGTTGACGCACCTGAGATCAAAGATTTCGAACAGTATGATTATCCTGGTTTGTACGCCGCTAAAGGTGATGGAGATGGCCTGACTCGTGTGCGAATGGAAGAGGAAGAGGCGCAATACAATATCGTTACGGCTGCCGGTAACTATCGTAGCTTTTGCGCTGGCGGAACGTTTACACTGGATGAACACAGTATCGATTCGGAAACCGGTAAGAGTTATCTCATTACTTCGATTTCCCATCACGCACGTGACAATAGCTTTGAGTTGAATCAGGGCGGCGGTCATCAGTACCAAAACAGTTTTCAGTGTATTCCCGATTCGGTTGTATTCCGTCCACGCAGTGTGACGCCAAAGCCGGTTGTTAAAGGTCCGCAAACTGCGCTTGTGGTTGGTCCTTCTGGCGAAGAGATCCACGTCGATGAATATGGTCGCATCAAGGTCCAGTTTCACTGGGACCGCGTTGGAGAGAAAAACGAAAACAGTTCCTGCTGGTTGCGCGTGTCGCAACAATGGGCGGGTAAAAAGTGGGGCGCGATTTTCACACCACGTATCGGACACGAAGTTATTGTCAGTTTTCTCGAGGGTGACCCGGATCAACCGATAGTCACTGGTAGCGTATACAATGCTGAGAACATGCCTCCGTATGATTTGCCTGCGAATAAAACCCAGAGCGGTTGGAAGACACGTTCAAGCAAAGATGGTGGAACCTCTAACTACAACGAGATTCGTTTCGAAGATAAGAAGGGTAGTGAAGAGCTGTATATTCACGCCGAGAAAGATCAGAACAATGTTGTTGAGAATGATGAGACTACCGAAGTCGGGAATGATCGGACTGAGAACGTCGCCAAGAATGAAACGATTACGATTGGTGATAATCGTACCGAGTCGGTAGGGAAGAATGAGAGTATTTCGATTGGGGAGAATCGGAGTGAGGATGTCGGTAAGAATGAAACCGTTAGCATCGGTGAAAACCAAACACTAAGCGTCGGCAAGAATCGCACGGTTGACGTTGGCAAAAACGAAACAATAAGCATTGGTGATAGCCAGACAATCTCTGTCGCTAAGGATCAAAACGAAGACATAGGTAAGGCGGTGTCTTTGACCATAGGTGACAAGCGTACTACCCAAGTTGGTAAGGACGACATGCTTGACGTTGGCAAGAAATACACCTTGGTTGCCGCCGATGAGATTACGCTGAAAACAGGCAAGGCCAGCATCGTCATGAAAAAAGACGGCACGATTACCATCAAGGGTAAAGACATCAAGATCGAAGGCACGGGTAAGATCAATGTCAAGGCATCTAAAGATGTGGTGCTCAAAGGCAGCAAGGTATTGGCAAACTAATGATGAAAGAAGACATACAACACGAAGCCCTGGTCGTGGAGCAAGAGGAAGCTCAGGAAACCGGCGTTTCTCTGGATGAATTGCTAAACGATTCAAATGTGCGATCTCAAATGAATCCCCTGCACGGTGTGTATACGCTACCTTTGTTTTTTGATGAAGAACACCAGATATTTTGTATTCAGCATCCCTACCGCGAAGACTACGCCATCCCTGTTGAGCGTACTACGGTACCGATCTCGATGAATGATGCAGGCAAAGAAGTTCTCATTGCCTTTAACGGTGGCGATATCTATCAACCCATTATTACCGGAAAAGTGCGCGCACTCACACCAGAGGTTGGCGAAGTAGACATGAGTCAGGAACAGGCTGTGAGTGTTGGCCTAGACAATCAGGAAAAGCTGGTATTCAAGGCTGACAAGGAAATCATATTACAGTGCGGAAAGTCGAGCATACATCTGACCCGCGCCGGAAAAGTCTTGATCCGTGGTGAATACATACTCAGCCGTTCCAGTGGCGTAAACAAAATTAGGGGCGGCTCGGTACAGCTGAATTAATCATGTTACAACTCAAGAACGAAAGCCCCTTTGCCCCCGCGATTACGCTCTTTGCCGATGAGAACGGTGTCGATGCCTTGTATGTCGTCATCAAGGCCACGTTTACCTATAACGGTGTGATTTCCATTGCCGAAGAACAAATACCTCCGCAAATGGAAGACGAGTTTTGGGGTGAGCCGGTAGAGTCGAGTATCAAGTATGCTTCGGAAATGCATCTCACTAAGCCGAGCACCGATATCATCGTCATCGGCCACGCCTATGCACCTCCGGGGAAGAAAGTGCAACAAATGGATTGCGGTATCAAGGTAGGTAACTATGCCAAGGCCTTGCGTGTGTTTGGTGACCGTTATTGGCAAGGCATGCAAATCAGTGAGCCTGAGCCCTTCGACAAAATGCCCTTGATTTATGAAAACGCCTTTGGTGGTGCCTACATCACTCATGAGAAAAACGACAAGGGAGAGAAGGTCGAGAAGCACATGCTGCATGAGATCAACCCCGTCGGACGCGGCTATCGCAAGCTTGGCAAGGAAGCGGTTAATGGCGAAAAGCTGCCCAATATTGAAGACCCGAGAAAGTTGATCAAACTTCCGGGCGATAAACCGCCACCAGCGGGAATGGGATTTCTTTCGCCAACCTGGAAGCCGCGTGTTGAATTCGCCGGCACCTATGACGAAGCCTGGCAAAAAAGTCGTGCGCCATATCTGCCGAAAGATTTTGATAATCGTTTTTTCAACGCCGCCGCGCCAGAGTTGACCTGTAAAGAATATCTCAAGGGTGGCGAGATGGTGATGATGATTGGTCTTTCGCCGGACGGTCCAAAAAAGTTTGCTCTACCAGTGGTGAATCTTGATTGTGCGGTAAAGATTGCCGGTGGCACCGAAAAACCAGACACCAATCTGGAAACAATCGTGTTCGAACCGGATGAATCACGATTCTGTATGACCTGGCGTGCAAAAGTCTCGTGCGATAAAAAGGCGCTGAAGATTAGTGAAGTTCGTGTGCAGGCTAACGTGGATGGAATGGAAACACCTAAGAAACACGATCACGAACACAAGCATGAGGCCGTCGCGTAATGGCACTACAGGCACCGACAAAACCTGTCTATCTCAAGGCCGCGGGCATCGTGACTCCGGTGGGTTTAACCACAGAACAAACAGCTGCCGCCGTACGTGCCGGAATCAGTGCCTATTACGAAAGTTCTGTTTACAACAAACGCTTTGAGCCCATGACCATGGCTTTGTTGCCTGAAGATGTAATACCTCCACTGGATGATGCGGTTGCAGGTGATGCCCCAGGTTTGACTTCGCGTCAGATTCGAATGATTCGTCTTGCACATATGGCATTTGATGATCTGGCAGGTAAGTTCGACAAGCTTGATGGTTTACCACTGATTTTGGCCGGTCCTGAAACATTACCGGAAATGAACGAAGCCTGTCATGAAGATATGATCAAACATATCGGTATGCAAACCGGTATTGGTTTTCACGAAGAACACAGCGCGTTAATACCTAAGGGCAGAGCGGCAGGCGTACGCGCCTTGTACTATGCCATGGCCTATGTCGAAGCGGGCTTGAGTCAGTACGCGATTGTGGGCGGCGTGGATAGTTGGTTAGATTTGTATTTGCTCGGTACGCTCGATATGCAAGACCGCATATTGGCAAATGGAGTGATGGATGGATTTGCGCCGGGTGAAGGTGCAGGCTTTCTGGTGATTTCAAGTCAACCTGAAACATTTCAGGAAAGTGGAAAACAAATTATGTTGTATCCGCCAGGGATCGCAAAAGAACCCGGACATCGTTTCAGTGACAAACCCTATCAGGGCGACGGGCTGGCGCAATCGGTTTCACTCGCATTACAAAACGCCGCTCTTCCGCCAGTCAAAACCATTATCGCCAGTCTTAACGGCGAAAACTTTGGTGCCAAGGAAATGGGTGTTGCGAGCACACGCAATAGTGGGCAACTTGACCCTGATTTAAAGCTAGAGCATCCAGCGGATAGTTTTGGTGATACAGGCGCGGCGTATTTTCCGGTTTCGATCGGATTGGCGGCGATGGGTTGTGTGAAGGAATATATGAAGGGACCGATTCTGAGTTATGCCTCATCAGAGGCACAGTATCGGGGAGCGACTTGTATTTCAGTAAACTAGATCAATAGTAAATCTGTGAAGCAGATTTCGATCAGCGACTATCCGAAATAAGGAAGATTTTTATGCCAGCCAAGGTTTTTGCAAACTTTAGAGGTGTCGTACACAAGGGAAGTGGGGGAATGAATATTACATTCCCCGATGTCTGCAAAACTCCAGCACCGCCTGCGGGGCCCATTCCGATACCTTATCCTAATATTGGAAAATCATCTGATACATCCAGTGGTACAAAGAAAGTAAAAGTGGATGGAAAGATGGCGATGGTCAAAGGAGCAAAATATTCGATGTCGACGGGTGATGAAGCAGGCTCTGTTGGCGGGGTCGTAAGTGGCAAGATAAAAGGTGAGTGTGAGTTTATGATGTATTCCTTCGACGTGAAAATGGAAGGAAAGAACGCATGCCGTATGGGTGATCCCTTGTTTCACAACAAAAAGAATATTATGGGGTGAATTATGCCAAATATGCTAGACGGTGCAGGCGGAAGTGCTTCAGCGTGTTCAAGTGATTGTCCCTTTTGTTCTGAACCAGATTTAAAAGGCTATAAAACAAAACATGGCGCTTTGAAAGACGAGAGAGCGTTAAGATCAAACATTCGTACAGACGCATTGGTAACTTCTGATTCAAAGGTTGGTAATATATTTCCGTTTTATGGCAGTGGAGACAGGACTGTTGGATGGAGAGCAAAACCTGGTGTTTTTGAAGATTTCGAAGTGAATTTCGCCGCAGCACCTCACCACATTATTCCAGGAAAGGCATCAATGGAACCGTCTACCCTTGAAAAATGGACATGCGCCGACAAAGGGGGAAAGATAAAGGAAGACATAGGTTACAATATCGATTGTGCAGAAAATGGTATATTTCTACCGCATCTCCCGGAAATCTATTTCACTCGTTATGTAAGCGGTACAAAAATAAAGATGTCTAAATATTATGGTCAGACATGGAAGGGACTAAGTGACACGTCGAAAGAGAGCATAGCTTACATTGCGATGGGGGAAACTCAACTTCAATTGCATTATACCGACCATGATGATCCTTACTATTATGTAGATCATGATGTGAACTATGACGATGAGTGCAAGGAAGAATGTAACGCTCTCGCTGACTTCATGAGTCTGAAATCAATTTTGGCAAAGTGCAAGGATGATGATGGGAAGCTAAATCCACCTTATAATCTAGTTGCAAGAATAAACACCAAATCGCGAGCTGTAAAAGGAAGAATAACGGGGTATCCAAAGAGGTGGACATCATGGATTTCGCCTTTGGCGCAGAAATATACAAATGATTTGATAGTCTCTGATTCACCTTTAAGCACCTTTAAGGGATTGATTCGTAGGGTAACCGATTAGTTGAGGTGGATATGTTTTACAGATTGGACTGGAAGGGTCAAGGAACGGACGAAAAGTTAGCAAATACGAAAAATTGCGTTGATGTTGATGTTCCATGGAGAATGGGAATTTTACTCCCTGACTCACTTGGTAAACCAATCGAGTGTTGGTTGCATGAAAAAAGAGGGGATGTCTTGCGTGATATTTTCTTGGTCGATATCCCCCTGTTTTCGAAGAAACTCATCGATATTCTAGAAAGCGAAGGCGTTGATAATTTGCAAAAATATCCAGCGGTGTTGCACGGAAAAAATGGCGAGCTATTTGAAAATTATTTTGCGGTTAACATTGTCGGAACAGTTTTATGTGCCGATTTAGGGAAGTCAACATATCTGCCAGATTCGGATCCTCCTCTAATGGAGTTTTCGAATTTAGTGATTGATTCCAGTCTTGTGCATTCCCAACAATTATTTAGATTGGGGGAGAATACTTTGTATATTATCGTGAATCAAAAACTAGGTGATAGGCTCTCTGGAGAGTCCCTTGTTGGCGTATTTCTCAATCAAATTGAGTCGTGAGTGAGTGTTTTGTGTTTTTCTTTAGTAGACTAATTCGTTGGTATGAAAAGCAGAAAATTATTTGTGAAACTTATCTGCAGCTATCGAGCACCGGAGTACAAAAGATACGGATGAATATTTCAGAATGACTACTCAACTTTCAAGGATTTTACCTGATATTCCTCAGCAGTACGCTGATGAAGTAGCCTTCCTTTGGCTTTATTGGCGAAACGCACAGAAGTCTGGGAAATACCAGTTAGGTGATCTTGCGGAATTGGAAGAGCGATTGGCCGCATGTATTGACGGCTTGCTAGATTTTGGCGATGCCGGTTGGTCGTGTTGCCAGGAGAATATGTCTTTCGAGGAACCTGGTGAGTTATTTTCGGCTGCCTTTGTTGCAATAGATTCGAGAGTGGTTGAGAGGTTGGATCAAGTTTTTGAAATTGCGGGTTCAAGCCAAACCCTCTTGGATGCAATTGTTGACACATTTATCTGGTTTCCGTTAGACGTTGTAGTTCCATTACTGCAAAAATATCTTCTTTCGGGTAGTCCACAATGCTTCTATGTTGCCATTTCTGCCTTCACAAACCATAGAAAAAACTCGCCTCAGTTGAGTAAGGCATTATCCGGTGCATTGGAATCTGAAGAAGAAGTATTACTATACATACGTGCCTTGTACTCTGGTGGTGAGTTTGGCGAATCAAGATTAAAACAACATATCGAAGCATTTCTGGAACATGACAATGAAGAGGCGAAGTTCGCCTCATCTTGGTCCGCTACTCGCTTTGGCTATCCAAAAGGTCTCGAGATTTTAAAGGAATTCATTTCTCACCCCGAATACCACGAAAAAGCCCTCCACTTCATCGTCATGCAAAAAGATACCAAAAACACAGCAGAACTCATCAAGGGACTTTTCGCAAACAAAGAAACTATGCGCATTGGTCTTAAGGCTCTCGGTTATCTGGGTAGCCCGAAAACAATTCCCCAAATCATCGAATTCATGAAAGAGCCAGAACTTGCACGTTGCGCCGGCGAAGCCTTTACCAATATCACCGGAATCGATATTGAACTCAACAAACTCGATGCCGAGTGGCCCGACGGTTTCGAAGCTGGCCCTACTGAAAACCCAGAAGACGAAGACGTCGCGATGGACCCCGATGAAGATCTACCATGGCCGGACTCGGAAAAAGTCGCTGCCTGGTGGGCCAAACAAGAAAATCAAGATAAATTCGCTGGTGCGCAATTCTATGTTTGCGGCAAACCTCGAAGCAAATCTGCATTCGAACACGTGCTGCGTTACGGAAACCAAAAGCAGCGGGCCTTTGCTGCGCATGCGCTAGGACTATACGAAAAGGATAAACCAATTTTTAATATCTATGCACCAGCAAAGCGCCAGATGCAGTTATTAGGATTGGAGTTTTGAGTAGTTCTAGCATTGGATCGTGCTAGATTTCATGTTGGCAAAACTCGATAATGATCTAGTCAAAATCTACGATTCTTCAGAACCGAATTCATGGTTTTGCGCGAACAATAGATTTAGCATGCTTTTAGCTTTATTCTGTGGCTCAATCTGCATAGTGTTCGCTATGGATGTGTCGCAGTAGAAATAAATTGCGAGTTCGTCTCATGTTCCGAAAACACTTGCAATGATGAGCGATGCTTTTACAATATTGCCAACAAAAAAATAATTTGGCCGTTGTAGGGATGGGTTGTTTGGGTGGTTATCAGATTGTTTGTTCAGTCACTGAAAGTTTTCGTTTCCTTCCGCTTAGGTAAGTTGAAATATATCAATCGAGATTAGGTGTTGTCTCGGACTCTAAATAGCAATAATTAATGATATGGAATTTTGTGTTCCTGGAGGGAGCAAATGTATCGCTTTAATGGAAATTTGAGCTTTGTATCGAAAGCTGTGACACGAACGACTAGAAAGCTGGCCGAATCTCAACGTAGCTATGTACAGCTGTTTGTAAAAGTCGCTGACAGGAACCTTTTAGAAAGCTGGCATAGAGAAGTACAGAGACCCTATATTAATCTAAAAAGAGAAAGAGCTGATCGGGGTTGGAATTGGCCAGGGATTATGACGCTCCAAGGTTCTGTTGCGGATAGATTGGGGCAGGAACCAGTATTTTATGCTGTTGGTCTTAAACGTGCAAATCGTTTCATACCGCTAGGCTTGGTGTTTCTCGCGAAAAACTACTATGCTTTATATGACAGCACTAAAAAAGGATGTTTTATTTGGTACGTAACGAGTGCGCCGGACGAGTTCTATAACAGCATTGGTATTCCTAGACAGCAAATTCCTTCAATTGGAAATATATTGGTAGACATCGGCATAACTGTTAGCTTTAACCAGTTAAAAAATGGCGTTGTTGGCTTGCATGCCTCGCCAAAGGGTAAGCCTGATTTAGTAGACTTTTATGGTCGTGTTTGTAAGCTTAAGCGACTTTCTTCACATATACCAATAGGGTTCTTAGGTTTGTCCAGAAGAAACGATGGCAGATATTTCTATTCAGATGAGCAAACAGGATTCAAACTAAGTTGCTCGCTTGATGGTCTCAGGTAGTAGAGGTGATGTAAGCATGGATGAAATACATACATTATTTGGTGAATATTTAGCTCATCGCTTAGAGGATGACCCTGAATTTCAGTCGTATGCTACGGATTTTCTTGGGTATATAGACAGTGGCGAACTTCCGCAGCGAGAAGATAGCCTTCATATGCTGCAGCATTTGATGTATGAGATGTTTAATGACCCGGATATGACTGATTATTTAGTAAATTTGGATGCCCATAAAGTGGAAGTGCCAAGCGCAATTGAAGAAACTCATCGAGATGTCGCTGTAGCCGAAATGGCTGACTAGGGGGAATTCTTAGAGTACATCTAAGTTTTTTGCTTTTTCCTACAGTTTTACCGAGCAAGCGCCGAAACGGTATTGCCTGTGGAATCAAGGAAGGAGCAAACAGTTGGACGTACTTAGAGACATAATGACCGCTTATCTTTGCGAAAGTAACTGTTTAAGTCACGATGAGTTACTGGAGATAAAGACCGACGAAGATCTAGTCAACCATATAAGCAGTAATCTGAGTGATGAATGTCTGCATGGATTGCAGCAAGCATTCGCCGATAAGCTAGCCGAAGGGCTCGATGATTCTTTCTTGAGTGAAGGAAATGTGGAACCGCTCGAATTGGAATTTCCTTTGTTTGATTCTCTGGTAGATGCGGAATTTAAGAAGTAGTTTGAATGGTTTACTGTCTCGATCTCTCGTCCGTTTAGTTAAATTCTATTTTATTTTACCCCTCCTCATCAACCTATAAGGATTCTGCAACAAATACGCTAACTTCCCACCCAACAAAAAGATCAACCACGACATCTGCACCCATACCATAAACAAAACCAGTATGGCCAGACCAGAGTAGATGGCGTGATAACGGGTGGTGGTGACGACAAAAGTAGCGAAGACCCAGCCGGCGGTTTTCCAGATAATACCGGCGACGACGGCGGCACTGGTAGCAGGAAACAATTTAACGCGGGTGTTGGGTAGCGCGACATAAACCAGCGCAAAAGCAAGGATACTGAGCACATAGGGTAAGAGTATCCCAATGACCTTGAGTAACATTGCTATCGGTTCTAGCTCGAAAATATCTTTGATCAAACCGAGATTCATCATGCCCGCCATCACACCAATGGCGGCCACCATGAACACCGGTGCAAACAGAATCACCGATAGATAATAACCAAAACGTTTAAAAATATTCCGTTGCGCTTCCACATGCCACATATTGTTGAGCGCGCTTTCGATACTGGAGATCAGCGACACGGCGGTATAAAAGAACACGATTATACCGGCGAAGCCTAGAATCTTGACATCAATGCGATCGACGAACTGCACGATGTCATTGCCCA
This DNA window, taken from Gammaproteobacteria bacterium, encodes the following:
- a CDS encoding type VI secretion system tip protein VgrG — encoded protein: MPFTQDSRLLSLTTPLGANALIPVSFSGAEHISQPFAFTLEMISEDSAIKAKDIIGQAVDVGIRLDDGSQRQFNGIVSRFVAGERHSSGLRSYFAELVPWFQLLTLYNDCRIFQAKNAKAIIEEVFQSRGFSDFEINTTRSFRDREYTVQYRESDFAFVCRLMEEEGIYYFFKHESGKHTMVLGDANSTFSACPEANARYIESGANENHLYDWSQQFELIPGKWVQQDYNFTKPSTNLMTNTSTVVDAPEIKDFEQYDYPGLYAAKGDGDGLTRVRMEEEEAQYNIVTAAGNYRSFCAGGTFTLDEHSIDSETGKSYLITSISHHARDNSFELNQGGGHQYQNSFQCIPDSVVFRPRSVTPKPVVKGPQTALVVGPSGEEIHVDEYGRIKVQFHWDRVGEKNENSSCWLRVSQQWAGKKWGAIFTPRIGHEVIVSFLEGDPDQPIVTGSVYNAENMPPYDLPANKTQSGWKTRSSKDGGTSNYNEIRFEDKKGSEELYIHAEKDQNNVVENDETTEVGNDRTENVAKNETITIGDNRTESVGKNESISIGENRSEDVGKNETVSIGENQTLSVGKNRTVDVGKNETISIGDSQTISVAKDQNEDIGKAVSLTIGDKRTTQVGKDDMLDVGKKYTLVAADEITLKTGKASIVMKKDGTITIKGKDIKIEGTGKINVKASKDVVLKGSKVLAN
- a CDS encoding DUF6484 domain-containing protein, producing the protein MMKEDIQHEALVVEQEEAQETGVSLDELLNDSNVRSQMNPLHGVYTLPLFFDEEHQIFCIQHPYREDYAIPVERTTVPISMNDAGKEVLIAFNGGDIYQPIITGKVRALTPEVGEVDMSQEQAVSVGLDNQEKLVFKADKEIILQCGKSSIHLTRAGKVLIRGEYILSRSSGVNKIRGGSVQLN
- a CDS encoding DUF2169 domain-containing protein, producing MLQLKNESPFAPAITLFADENGVDALYVVIKATFTYNGVISIAEEQIPPQMEDEFWGEPVESSIKYASEMHLTKPSTDIIVIGHAYAPPGKKVQQMDCGIKVGNYAKALRVFGDRYWQGMQISEPEPFDKMPLIYENAFGGAYITHEKNDKGEKVEKHMLHEINPVGRGYRKLGKEAVNGEKLPNIEDPRKLIKLPGDKPPPAGMGFLSPTWKPRVEFAGTYDEAWQKSRAPYLPKDFDNRFFNAAAPELTCKEYLKGGEMVMMIGLSPDGPKKFALPVVNLDCAVKIAGGTEKPDTNLETIVFEPDESRFCMTWRAKVSCDKKALKISEVRVQANVDGMETPKKHDHEHKHEAVA
- a CDS encoding DUF4150 domain-containing protein, which gives rise to MPAKVFANFRGVVHKGSGGMNITFPDVCKTPAPPAGPIPIPYPNIGKSSDTSSGTKKVKVDGKMAMVKGAKYSMSTGDEAGSVGGVVSGKIKGECEFMMYSFDVKMEGKNACRMGDPLFHNKKNIMG
- a CDS encoding AHH domain-containing protein, which codes for MPNMLDGAGGSASACSSDCPFCSEPDLKGYKTKHGALKDERALRSNIRTDALVTSDSKVGNIFPFYGSGDRTVGWRAKPGVFEDFEVNFAAAPHHIIPGKASMEPSTLEKWTCADKGGKIKEDIGYNIDCAENGIFLPHLPEIYFTRYVSGTKIKMSKYYGQTWKGLSDTSKESIAYIAMGETQLQLHYTDHDDPYYYVDHDVNYDDECKEECNALADFMSLKSILAKCKDDDGKLNPPYNLVARINTKSRAVKGRITGYPKRWTSWISPLAQKYTNDLIVSDSPLSTFKGLIRRVTD
- a CDS encoding TIGR02270 family protein, producing the protein MTTQLSRILPDIPQQYADEVAFLWLYWRNAQKSGKYQLGDLAELEERLAACIDGLLDFGDAGWSCCQENMSFEEPGELFSAAFVAIDSRVVERLDQVFEIAGSSQTLLDAIVDTFIWFPLDVVVPLLQKYLLSGSPQCFYVAISAFTNHRKNSPQLSKALSGALESEEEVLLYIRALYSGGEFGESRLKQHIEAFLEHDNEEAKFASSWSATRFGYPKGLEILKEFISHPEYHEKALHFIVMQKDTKNTAELIKGLFANKETMRIGLKALGYLGSPKTIPQIIEFMKEPELARCAGEAFTNITGIDIELNKLDAEWPDGFEAGPTENPEDEDVAMDPDEDLPWPDSEKVAAWWAKQENQDKFAGAQFYVCGKPRSKSAFEHVLRYGNQKQRAFAAHALGLYEKDKPIFNIYAPAKRQMQLLGLEF
- a CDS encoding YihY family inner membrane protein, giving the protein MAIPVINLIFHQIDRMWQVDATTLAPIQRKLVLGARVLHTLFRDLMSGEISVRAGHLAFTSLLSIVPLLALTVSVLKLLGVQYELEPLLWQFLIPLGENGMSVGNDIVQFVDRIDVKILGFAGIIVFFYTAVSLISSIESALNNMWHVEAQRNIFKRFGYYLSVILFAPVFMVAAIGVMAGMMNLGLIKDIFELEPIAMLLKVIGILLPYVLSILAFALVYVALPNTRVKLFPATSAAVVAGIIWKTAGWVFATFVVTTTRYHAIYSGLAILVLFMVWVQMSWLIFLLGGKLAYLLQNPYRLMRRGKIK